From one Eptesicus fuscus isolate TK198812 chromosome 3, DD_ASM_mEF_20220401, whole genome shotgun sequence genomic stretch:
- the RTP4 gene encoding receptor-transporting protein 4, with protein MNSKPQEKIILDVGAWEQKFQELMQEVKPRHRWTLKLDETLQPDCVAQGGKQYQQKAFGRFRCSSCRRNWASAQVQVLCHMYLEPRESQGHVFMRLFAQRCQKCSGAQFEKPEFSIESAMRILNNLVYRIWERCYGNGIRKFSEIPVIPELPLEGSHDMSNCEACNLGFCVMSLQNCMTKPSNSPFSYMEIGSFDDICSQTQAMNQSAKAKEAQRSGDSCEHKRSGPSHATARTHMPGTGPQLKWEAGRQPTPGSDQQAARRTGSQPIQVSRSLPSGWTALQPTRAVGSLSSQGANSQSALRTGPQTPQKTYSQAVRQVNQQSKQETVSQATQGAGLQAPKKTDLQPTRRVSPTATHGSDLQPTRRVSPTATHGSGTFNGTQGVYRRQESYLPRGYAPDSFSRSSTMPPNDSRGPNNLFRWGYDCVADLWNFVASKLF; from the exons ATGAACTCCAAGcctcaagagaaaataattttggatGTTGGGGCATGGGAGCAGAAGTTTCAAGAACTGATGCAGGAGGTGAAACCCCGGCACAGGTGGACCCTGAAGTTGGATGAGACTCTTCAGCCAGACTGTGTGGCCCAAGGCGGGAAGCAATACCAGCAGAAAGCATTTGGCAG GTTCCGGTGTTCCTCATGCAGGCGAAATTGGGCTTCCGCCCAGGTGCAGGTCCTATGTCATATGTACCTGGAACCCCGAGAGTCCCAGGGCCATGTGTTTATGCGGCTCTTTGCTCAGAGGTGCCAGAAGTGTTCCGGGGCTCAATTTGAGAAGCCTGAGTTCTCCATCGAAAGTGCCATGAGGATTTTGAACAATCTGGTGTACCGCATTTGGGAGAGATGCTACGGAAATGGCATCAGGAAGTTCTCAGAGATACCAGTGATCCCGGAATTGCCTTTGGAAGGGTCCCATGACATGTCCAATTGTGAGGCTTGCAATCTGGGCTTCTGTGTAATGAGCTTACAAAACTGCATGACAAAACCATCCAACTCCCCTTTCTCCTACATGGAGATTGGGAGCTTTGATGACATATGCAGCCAAACCCAAGCCATGAACCAGTCAGCTAAGGCAAAAGAGGCTCAAAGGAGTGGGGATTCCTGTGAGCATAAGAGATCAGGGCCAAGCCATGCCACTGCTAGAACCCACATGCCTGGGACAGGTCCTCAGCTCAAATGGGAGGCAGGCCGACAACCAACACCAGGGTCAGACCAGCAGGCTGCACGTAGAACAGGGTCACAGCCCATCCAAGTATCAAGGTCACTTCCCTCAGGGTGGACAGCTCTACAGCCCACACGAGCAGTAGGCTCATTATCTTCACAAGGGGCAAATTCACAATCTGCCCTGAGAACAGGACCACAGACCCCCCAGAAGACATACTCTCAGGCTGTAAGGCAAGTCAACCAACAGTCTAAACAGGAGACAGTTTCACAAGCCACACAAGGGGCAGGTCTTCAGGCCCCAAAGAAAACAGACCTACAGCCCACACGGAGGGTGAGCCCCACAGCTACACATGGATCTGACCTACAGCCCACACGGAGGGTGAGCCCCACAGCTACACATGGATCTGGAACCTTCAATGGAACTCAAGGTGTCTATAGAAGGCAGGAGAGTTATTTACCCAGAGGGTATGCTCCAGACAGCTTTTCCAGATCCTCTACCATGCCACCAAATGACTCCCGTGGCCCAAATAACTTGTTCAGGTGGGGCTATGACTGTGTTGCTGATCTGTGGAATTTTGTTGcatccaaattattttaa